The nucleotide window CCACGCCGGCGTCTTCACGGTGCCGGGGCAGACGATATTCGCGCGAATGCCGTAGCGGCCCAGTTCGACTGCGAGCGCCTTCGTATAGCTGATCAGGCCGGCCTTTGCCGCGCTGTACGCTGGGTGTCCGAGCATCGCCATGCCGTTGACCGAGCCGATCAGCACGATCGCGCCGCGCTGGCGCTCGATCATCGATGTGCGCACCGCCTCGACCGTGTGGTACGAGCCATTCAGATTCGAATGCACGTCGCGCTGCCACGTCGCGGCATCGGTCTTCGCAAGCGTCAAGCCCTCGGCCGAGCCCGCGTTCGCGACGACCACATCGACCGGGCCGGTCGCGGCGGTCGCGCGCGCAACCGTGTCTCGCACTGCGTCGGCGTCGCCGGTATCGACCGCGAGCGGCGTGACATGCGCCGCGCCGAACCCGTTCGCGAGCGCTGCGAGCGGCTCCGCTTTGCGATCGAGCGCCAGCACGTGATCGCCCGCTTCGACGAAGCGCTTTGTTAGTACGCTGCCAATGCCGCCACATGCGCCTGTCACCAACACCACACGTTTCATCGTCGTCCGTCCTCGTGCATTTTATGCCACATGCATCGCATTCGATGCCATGTAAATTTCCAACATGTGAGACACCGACACGCTCCGTAAGCCCTATGTAGCCAGCGCATCGATGCGCCTCGCGGTTTACCCGAATCGCTACAAAAAAGCCCATTTTTACAGGATGTTATGCAAACGATACGGCGTCAAAAAATTATCGGCATCCCTACGTGACAACATTTTTTTCGTCCTGTAGGATTTTTTCAAACAATTCAACCCAAAGCGGCCGGCGACGGCAGCGGACCACCCAGGAGAGAGAAATGTCGTTGCATGCACGTGCTTCCCTCACGCTCGGCAAGCTTGCCGTGGCGCTCACGTTTGCAGGAATGGCCATAGCGGCGCATGCCGATACGGTCCGCGTCACGGTCGCCCACTACAGCGATCAGACGGCGCCGTACTTCGAGAAAATGGCGCGCCAGTTCGAAAAGGCAAATCCCGGCACCACGATCAAGATCGAAGACGTGAACTGGGACACGCTGCAACAGAAGCTGCAAACGGACATCTCCGGTAATGCGAACGCCGACCTCGCCATCGTCGGCACGCGCTGGCTGCTCGACTTCGTGAAGGACGGCGTCGCCGAGCCCCTCGACGGCTACATGGACGCGAACTTCAAGAACCGCTTCATCGGTCCGTTCCTGGCGCCGGGTCAGATCGACGGCAAGACGTATGGTCTGCCGATCGCCGCTTCGGCACGCGCGCTGTACTACAACAAGGACCTGCTCGCGAGCGTCGGCTACCCGAATGGCCCGAAAACGTGGAACGACGTGATCGACGCGTCGAAGAAGCTGAAGGCGAAGGGCATTGCCGGTTTCGGCCTGCAAG belongs to Paraburkholderia sp. SOS3 and includes:
- a CDS encoding SDR family oxidoreductase, encoding MKRVVLVTGACGGIGSVLTKRFVEAGDHVLALDRKAEPLAALANGFGAAHVTPLAVDTGDADAVRDTVARATAATGPVDVVVANAGSAEGLTLAKTDAATWQRDVHSNLNGSYHTVEAVRTSMIERQRGAIVLIGSVNGMAMLGHPAYSAAKAGLISYTKALAVELGRYGIRANIVCPGTVKTPAWQARVDKNPQVFENLKKWYPLGDFATPDDIANAVLFLASPLARVITGVALPVDGGLMAGNRLMAEELTLESL